One window from the genome of Sphaerotilus microaerophilus encodes:
- a CDS encoding serine/threonine-protein kinase translates to MFDPTVPVLPERIGKYRVVRRLGEGTTAEVFLCHDEFHDRSVAVKRVRAQALADTVDGHVFARFFASEAALAGRLHHPNVVQIFDAVPDPIAPFVVMEYVPGTTLRAWCQPGHQLGLEQIVEIGFKCAMALGYCYRQGLVHRDVKPANILAVETNGVVTDVKITDFGSALNLTSDATQVHRVGSLAYMSPEQLDGSELDARADIYSLGAVLYHLIAGRAPFEAANQASLMHQICHAQAPSLVGLRQGVSQALDDVVQRCLAKRADDRYPSWEVLGEALSQLVSSQQVPRGALQGVLDSERFTLLRMLEFFTSFGDVALWEVVHRARWQRFPVAHKLYNRGEEGRTFHIIASGAVEVYRDGRRVAQLGAGTSVGEMAYLAPNPELRKHSTDVVVTEKATTISFTPETLARLSPSCRHLFDEAFIRVLVRRLHAAHETLAHPRRIL, encoded by the coding sequence ATGTTCGATCCCACCGTTCCCGTGCTGCCCGAGCGCATCGGCAAGTACCGCGTCGTGCGCCGGCTGGGGGAGGGCACGACGGCCGAGGTCTTCCTCTGCCACGACGAGTTCCATGACCGGTCGGTGGCCGTCAAGCGCGTGCGCGCCCAGGCGCTGGCCGACACCGTGGACGGCCACGTCTTCGCGCGCTTCTTCGCCTCCGAGGCGGCGCTGGCCGGGCGGCTGCACCACCCGAACGTGGTGCAGATCTTCGACGCCGTGCCCGACCCCATCGCCCCCTTCGTGGTGATGGAGTACGTGCCCGGCACCACGCTGCGCGCCTGGTGCCAGCCGGGCCACCAGCTGGGGCTGGAGCAGATCGTCGAAATCGGCTTCAAGTGCGCGATGGCGCTGGGCTACTGCTACCGCCAGGGGCTGGTGCACCGCGACGTGAAGCCGGCCAACATCCTGGCGGTGGAAACCAACGGGGTGGTCACCGACGTCAAGATCACCGACTTCGGCAGCGCACTGAACCTGACCTCCGACGCCACGCAGGTGCACCGGGTCGGCTCGCTGGCCTACATGTCGCCCGAGCAGCTCGACGGCAGCGAGCTCGATGCGCGCGCCGACATCTACTCGCTCGGCGCGGTGCTCTACCACCTGATCGCCGGGCGCGCGCCGTTCGAGGCGGCCAACCAGGCCAGCCTGATGCACCAGATCTGCCACGCCCAGGCACCGAGCCTGGTCGGACTGCGCCAGGGCGTCAGCCAGGCGCTGGACGACGTGGTGCAGCGCTGCCTGGCCAAGCGCGCCGACGACCGCTACCCCTCCTGGGAGGTGCTGGGCGAGGCCCTGTCGCAGCTGGTCTCCTCGCAGCAGGTGCCGCGCGGGGCGCTGCAGGGCGTGCTCGACTCGGAGCGCTTCACCCTGCTGCGCATGCTGGAGTTCTTCACCTCCTTCGGCGACGTGGCGCTGTGGGAGGTGGTGCACCGGGCGCGCTGGCAGCGCTTCCCGGTCGCGCACAAGCTCTACAACCGTGGCGAGGAGGGGCGCACCTTCCACATCATCGCCTCGGGGGCGGTGGAGGTGTACCGCGACGGCCGGCGCGTCGCGCAGCTCGGCGCCGGCACCTCGGTGGGCGAGATGGCCTACCTGGCGCCCAACCCGGAGCTGCGCAAGCACAGCACCGACGTGGTGGTGACCGAGAAGGCCACCACCATCTCCTTCACGCCGGAGACGCTGGCGCGCCTCAGCCCGAGCTGCCGGCACCTGTTCGACGAGGCCTTCATCCGCGTGCTGGTGCGCCGCCTGCACGCCGCACACGAGACGCTGGCGCACCCGCGGCGCATCCTCTGA
- a CDS encoding CopD family protein, translated as MSSSYLWVKALHIVFVASWFAGLFYLPRIFVNLAMVAPDSHAERERLLLMARKLDRFATGLMVIALASGLWLWLGVGIGLGGPGNGWMHAKLTLVLGVLAFHHVNHRILGGFERSANRRTHTWFRVYNEVSVLLFAAIVVLVVVKPF; from the coding sequence ATGAGTTCGTCCTACCTCTGGGTCAAGGCCCTGCACATCGTGTTCGTGGCGAGTTGGTTCGCCGGCCTGTTCTACCTGCCGCGCATCTTCGTCAACCTGGCGATGGTGGCGCCCGACAGCCACGCCGAGCGCGAGCGGCTGCTGCTGATGGCGCGCAAGCTGGACCGTTTCGCCACCGGCCTGATGGTCATCGCGCTGGCCAGTGGCCTGTGGCTCTGGCTGGGCGTGGGCATCGGCCTGGGCGGCCCGGGCAATGGCTGGATGCATGCCAAGCTGACGCTGGTGCTCGGCGTGCTGGCCTTCCACCACGTCAACCACCGGATCCTGGGCGGCTTCGAGCGCAGCGCCAACCGGCGCACGCACACCTGGTTCCGGGTCTACAACGAGGTGTCGGTGCTGCTGTTTGCCGCCATCGTGGTGCTGGTGGTGGTCAAGCCCTTCTGA